Within the Miscanthus floridulus cultivar M001 chromosome 17, ASM1932011v1, whole genome shotgun sequence genome, the region ACTGTatgaggagtagccgttgtgtgaaggattcttctggtggacatagacggatccttgtatataaTCGATAGATGTTTCTATTCATTCCGCTATTAAATtttcgcactctgaatttggtactgtaataatatatttctatgaactctggatgtataaaatggactaagtaatgtaaactcgttctcattattggatcctgcggaaaaaatatggattattcgggctctcccttggggtgtgctcgatggaacccgcccgatgtagcttgctttcggggtacttagtgtctggtggaggacgagcgcctccgaaggtgtgtcatttcgggcggttctgccacaaggcGGGCGCTGCTACCGGCGCGGAGCGGCGCGGTGCACGGGGATGGGCGGGCTATGCGCGGCTGGATGGCGCGCGGGGCGGGACGGCGCGACGAGGAGCGGCGCCAGCGTCGGGCGATGTCGAGGGGGTGGGAGACAGAGGCGTGAGAGAGaacgggagaggaagagaggagaggaaggaggagagaaAGAAAACGGATCCACCTGTATGGCCGAAATGGCGCCAAGATATTTGACGCCGggctcggcgtcaagatctacggcgccatgCTCGGCGTCAAGGTGCCTGTCAGGTCACCGTCATGATTTCATCGACGCCTACGTGCCCCAAAACCTAGGCGTCAAATACACTGATACCGAgatgtgttagctcggcgccaataACCCTGGTGTCGAGGTgaggtctagattttgaaagcatatCTCCAGGAGCATATTAGTGAAAATCTTTTaaaaaaaaggcaaaaaaaaacaaaaaattcggtGTTTTAAGCCAGAGGCAACTGGTCAGCTGGTCTAGTTTGCTTGTGAGACTAAGACCGAGCTCAGAGCGGCAGCACAGCCAAGCCATGGAGTACCGTCCCCCATCAATGTCTGCTGGTGGCCTTGGTCGCCCTTCTTGATGATTTGAGCGACGACCTCGTCTCCATGACGGCGGTCCTGGCTCTCATCACCGGCCAAGTGCCAAGGCTGCCATCAATTGCGAGTCTCTGTCTGCCCGTCTTCTCATCATCTCGCCATGCGCGCATGGCCTGTTCGACGGAATGCCATATGGTACACGCACACAGTGTAGAGAAGATGGTGGTGGAGGGGGATTTTGATATTTTGGCAACCGGTGGCCCCCACATGGCAGCAAATTCATGGTGCTGCTTGCGCGCCTTATCCTCTCACACCACACCAGCAGCCTGCCCAGCGCCCACAATGCCAATGCCTCCAGCTCAGCTGGTAAAAAATCAGTCACCTGCCACCTGGCGATCAATGAAATGATCTAGCTCGTCAAACAAACCCTCTCCTGGATAGGAGTAGCAGAGGCATCAAGGACAGTGAACCAATCAAACTGTGCTGCCTGCGTTTGTGGCTTCTCTCTGCCTCTCCCCTCTTTCAAGGAGAGGGGCTTCTTGTCACCAATATCCATCTCTGCCTCTCCTTCAACCTTTGTTATCTTGCCCAAgattcctccctccctccatgaaTTCCAGCAGAAGCCTCCTCTCGTCGCCCCTCTTTGCTAGCTCGTCTCCAAACTTCAGGAGCAGTACGTCCGTGTCCTCCTCCCCGTCCCCATCCCGCACCACAGGTATATATATCCTAGCCTATCCTTCTCGTTTCTAATCTGCAGATATTATCGAGTATGTATGTTGAGCTCATTGGCTACGATCTGGCAGCAGTTCCAGTGATACATGACAACACCAGCAGAGCATCCACGACGTGCCACTACTCACCGTCTCTTGTGGCAGAGGAGCAGCTTCACGGTTCCAAAGACACCTTGACCTTGAAGGGCGAAAAGGCTTTGCTTGAGTTGCTGCTAGGCATGGTGTGCCATCACTCTATCTTGTTTCACCTTGTACCTACTAATAACTACTACACTTTCCTGGAGTATATATGCTCCTGATTTCATATTACTCTTGGGTTCTCCCTGCAGGCTCTGGACCAGCACGTCGAGGGCGGGAAGCTCATGCCTGAGGATACTGATTTCGAGAGCTATTTAAAAGAAGCAACAAGCCGAGTGCTTTACCAGCCAGCATTCACGTACGGCAGCTTCTGTTTCCCTCTTCCAAAATATTTTGTAGTTTCATAGCTACGACTAATCCTTCCATTCCACCATTTTTTGACAGCCTCTGTTATGCGAATCACTCTTGCGATTATTCTGACCTAAATTTATTGGCAGTGAAGAGGATGATTCTACTTCAGAGAGCTCTTCAGCATCAATAGCCAAACCACCTGGGAGTTTGGATCTTGGCATGCTGACAAAGCAGGTGGAATTGCCATCAGAAGAATCAGGCACTTCAGACACCCAGTTGGATGTACCACAGCCTCACCGGTTTATTTCTTTCCACTTTCAAACACTCTTATGTGGTCAGATCAGTGTAGAGGAACGCAACAACAAGCAATCACGCTCTTTTATTATTCTAACACTTGACCATTGTGCTGCCACCAGTGTGGATCCAAACCATTCATACGAGGGACTGCTCAACAATGATCAAGTGTTTATTAGATCCACTCGGTTACTTGAGAGGAGATCTAAGAAACGCAACGCCTACAGGGCTTCGAGTAACGACGTTCCGTGCAGTGGTGTGAACCCAAAGAGAAAAGAGAAGTCAAAGAAGTTTGGCAGAGTTCTTGATCCAGATGAGCCTTTCAGGTTGTTTCTGCGGGATCGAGAGACAACAGAGTTCTTGACAGCGAAAGAGGAGAAACAGATGTTCAGTCAAATACAGGCACAACTTCTTCTATTATCGCTGTCCTTCCTTAATGCCCAGATGTTCAGTTAAATTAATTACTGATGCAGAATTGTGATTTAATTTTGCACAGAATCTTATGAAGCTAGAGGAGGCTCAGCGTAAACTGCAAGCTCAATGTGATCGTGAGCCAACAGTTGCAGAGTGGGCTCAAGCCGTAGGAATGAGCTGCAGGGAGTTGCAATCCTGTGTCCGCACTGGAAGACGGTGCCGAGAGAAGATGGCCCGCTCCAACTTTCGCCTTGTGATACATGTCGCTAGGAAATATGAAGGACATGGCCTTGACATTCAGGACCTGGTGCAGGTTTGACGCTTTTAGATTGCTTATTACGAGATTTTCTGGGGGTTACGAGATTTTCTTGGTTTTGAATGTGTGTCAGCTGTAATGCCAGGATGGATGTTGTGGGTTGATGAAAACCTTTGAGAAGTTCAACCCAAGCAAGGGATGCAGATTCCCGACCTATGCCTACTGGTGGATACGTCAATCGATCAAAAAGTCGATCTTCAAGAATTCAAGACTAATCCGATTGCCGGTATTAATTTTCTTCTAGTACTAGTGTTTGTGTATATGGAAGTAATAGTACTTGTCAAGGCCGTACCCATGTATGGACATATCACATATCCTTGCTGATCCAGGCGGTTTATTTCTGTTGTGTATCCGTTGCATTGCAGGAGAGTGTGTTTGCACTCCTGAGGAAGGTGGGCAAAGCGAGGATGGAATGCATAATGGACGGGGAGCAGCCGACGAATGAGAACGTCGCAAGGCGTGCCGGCATCACAATTGAGAAGCTTGCGAAACTGAGAGCCAAAACCAGGAAACCACGGTCCATGCAGGATCGGGTTTGGTCAGATGACGGTGTCACATACCAGGTAAGTAACATTgcatgcattgcattgcatccACTGATGGTGATGGATGATCCAAGCACTGCGTCTGCGTTCGTGCAGGAGATCACCGAGGACCCCAACATTGAGGCTCCTGAGGTGAGCGTGGACAGGCTGATGATGCAGCAGCAGGTGCGCAGCTTCCTGGCAGGGATGCTGAGCCCCCGGGAGAAGGAGATCATCGAGCACCGCTTCGGCATCCACGACGGGCAGCCCAAGACCCTTCATGTCATCGGCGACATGTACGGGCTGTCCAAGGAGAGGATCCGCCAGGTGCAGAACAAGGCCCTGGACAAGCTGAAAAACAGCATCTCGGCACAGGGCTTCCACGTCTACTTTGATTTGCTAACTTGAGCAGAGCACAGAAGCTGATGAGTCTCTTCAGCATATGCATTGTCTTGTCCATATATATGTACAAATTGATTGAGAACTGAAGGAACCCGCTCTTAGCATCTAGACTTGTATACATCACACATTCCCTTCCCAAACCCAAAGGGCAGAGTCAGCCAATGGAATTGCCGTGTATATCATATGTATAGATAGACGACAAATGCAAGCAGTATACACTTCACTACGGCAGATCCATTGCCGTCTGTTTCTTGATGTAATAAGTATATTTTCCTAGGCAAAATCAACAACAAAAACTGTTGCTACATACTCATACTGATACTGAACTTCCTTTGGGCTAGAGAACCGAGGTACACTTTCTTGATGTAATAAGTAGGAGTACCATGGTACTCCTGCTTGGCATGTTCTTTTGGAGTACAGTACATTGGATTTGCAATTTGGCATTCATTCATTCTTCTAATCAATGGCTAGTCTTGTACTCCTATGACAGTACAAGTACTATCTGGTTGGTTGGCTGCACAAGGCTACAGCCAGCATTAtttagcccgtgtttagttgataggccaaaatccaaaaaagtgctacagtacctatcacatcgaatcttgcgatacgtgtatggagcattaaatgtaggcgcaaaaaaactaattgcacagtttggttggaaatcgcgagacgaacgttttgagcctaattaaaccatgattgaacactaattgccaaaaatccaaaattcacccaactaaacaccctcTTATTCATAATATAGGAGTAGTACCAGTTTGGTTGGTCCATTTGGAGCTGAGCAGGCCAGGCATACACTGGCAGGCAATTGTCTGTCTACAACTGCGGGCTTTGCAGTCACAAGGACAAGGCTATTAAAACTAATCAGGGATGTGTATAGTCCCAACAGACTCATGTAGAGACTGACCAGAGATGATAAATAATCACAGAGTAGTAGAATAGCAGCAAATATGACTGAGACTGACCCCATCTAAATATCTTTGACCCTTGTTTGATGACATTGATTTGGATTGGATCTATCTTAGGatgccttttttttcttttcttgtggTGGAGCCTGCAAGTGCAATGGGATTGATCATTGCCCACACCTGGTTGGCGGTTGCGGGCTGCCGCTGCCGGGCTGGCTGCCATGGTGCCATGTCCTCCAAAGGAGTAAAAAATTCGAGTGAGCCTGAGCTTAGCTACACGCCTACACCCATTTTTAATACATCTGTGCGTTTCCAAAAATAGTTACTGAAAATATATTCGTGTAGGTCAGGGACACTCATCTTGACAAACTTTTCTCTCTTCTTATTTTCTTTTATGAAAAACTTAACTACgtactctctccgttctaaattataagtcgttctggATTTTCTAGGTGCATCATTTTGGCTACGTGTCTAGATACTACATAGTAAAAGTTACGTATTaaaaaaaaccaaaatgatttataatttggaatagaggaagtatgagctaaaaaagaaagaaagaaagaaaatactCAATACTAACTTGCAGTGCAACgaaaagagaaaaaaacaagGCAACTGTGACTGAAAACGAAAAGAGAAGCACAAGTAAAGGCACTGGGAAGGTGAGCATGTTAGATACTTTGTTGGAGCTAGAGAGGCTACGCAGGAGATAGGGGTGGGAGGTGGAAGTACGAGGCTTGAACGCCCGGCGGCGGACtggcggcgccgtgctcggcgcctAGGCTAGCGCGATGCGTGCAAGCGAGAGCAGAAGGGGTTGGAACGCCGGGGAGCGAGAGAGAGATTACTCTTAATCTCTGGCTAAACTGTATTCATCCAAAGTGTTCAATACTTATAACAAAAGCCTAACAACCATGCTGCTAAGTTTAAGGACTAATTAAACAAACAGAATTATTTCTCCTAATTCATCGGATCGACTAACAACCGGAGCGAGCCCTGGGCGACGCAGTCGGCGCACCCTCGGCGTGGTGACCGCGCACCAGCTTCCCACGCGGCTCACTCCTTCAGCCACTGGTCTTAGGCGCGACGACGGTAGACGTTCCcccagcggcggatccaaagggggggctgggggggctccagccccccctaatgacttgatttcaagcctaatcactgtagcaaaagcttgatttcaccattaaatcttcatgcaaatcaacatctccattgttttagcccccccttgtcccgcatcgtgcatccgccactggttcCCCACCATAAcatactttcattgtcacatgaAGATGAAGCTAGCTGAACATATACTTTTCCAACGGAACGGATTAATCGACACTTGACAAGGAAGGAAGAATCCTGATTCCTCTGCCTCGACTCTCTCTGctttgctgctgctgttgctttcTCACACCGCTAGCACTGCTCTGCTCACTTGACCAGGATATGCAGCAGGGCAGAGAGATTCAAGGCTCCACTCCCAACCAACACATACTCCACTCTACTACGGGCCGTTTGGCACGGCTCGCAGTGGCTCCGGCTTATCTGACAAAAACACCGTAGCAACACTGTAACAAAaagccggttttctctctcctcccctcccctctcacTGACATCGGCGCTGTTCATCGAAGCCGGAGAAGCCAGTTTTCCTGGCTTTTCCCCGCGCGCTACAGTGTTTTGCTACAGCGAGACAGAAAAGTAGGAGAGAGGAAACAGCTTTttgctacagtgttgctacagtgtttTTGTCAGGTAAGCCGGAGCCGCTGCGAGCCGTGCCAAACGGACCCTACATCTAGCTGAAGGAGCAGTCTGCCTCTGCAAGGCGGGCCCTACCACAACTCACATGCCACAAGTTTTCTGCTGCTTGTGCACACAAGGACACAAAAACATCACAACCCACCCAGTCAACCTCTAAAGTCCTGATTGATATCGTGTAGACTAAACTTTAGACTTCGGTATTCAAATAGATGAACTAGAAGTAAATTAATTTTTGGTTTTTAACCTAACTAATACTTTTTTGAAATGAAAAGACGAAAGCCAACTAACAATTAGTTTATTGTGAACTAATATAAATTAAAAGGTTTACATAAGTCTTTGTTCAAGAAAGCTACTTGCCGGAAGGATTGTGTAGTTCATCTAAGAATGACTCATCTAAAGTTTAGTTAATATTTAAATATCAGACAATTAAATTTGAAATGATAAATTTATTCCAACTAAACTTTAGTTTTGGATGGTCTAAATAGGCTCTGGGTTATATGAAGTCGACCATGGTGTGTCATACTCGCTTGGTAGACACATACACATGATATGCTCCAAACTTGATGCCTATGACGGTAGCAATGCAAGTCATTGGCTCTTTGCACTATCTGACTTGGCGGTCTTAAAAGTGGCAATGGTAACAAACTTACATTAGTTGAGCGACATTTTTGTTGGCCTATGTGCCTCTGAAATTAACATTTATataggaccccccccccccccccccccctcccccgctCGGTTCTAAAGAAGATACAATTCTAGGTTTTGGATAAGTCAAACTTTTCTAAATTTGACTAAGTTTTTAGAAACAATTATCAACATTTATTTATATTTCATAGTCAGTCTAATGATATCTATTTGGTATTATCATAAACATTTGTATTTTTATATGTATTTTAGtcaaactgttttttttttttacttgttgagaagtgagaattgcattttttttagaTAGAGGAAGTGATACATAACTCTATATTTGATATTGATATTTTTGTAGATATGTGTTGCTAAAATAACATATTAGAGGCACTGTCCATATATAGTATAATGTATTATAGAACAATACATTATTGACACCTAAACTGTCAAGGACCAAAGCTTACTTTAATTGCTGGAAGAATGGTGTACAAATAATCGTGGTCGGGAACACAAGCCAACCCAAAAGAGAGGAGCTTAAAGAAGTAGTGAAAATCAAAAGCCGTCGGAAAAGCAAAAGCGGCGAGGAGAGCATAGCAGAGCAAAGCAGTAAAGACAGTCTACAGGTGGGGagtgaggagggagagggagagggagagggagagccaaCGGAGGCGCAGTGCAATGGCCGCCATCGGCCACCACCATCCCATTCCTAGGTAGCTAGCTTGGAGCCAGCAGAGCAGCACCCAGCACCCACCCCAGCAGCAGGGAAGGAGAGAGAAGCAGAGGGAGGTTGAGGGCTCGAGGTCAGCAATGGAGGTCGCCGCGTCCTCCGACCAATaccgctcctcctcttcctccgccAGCAGCCCCGCGCGCCGCTACTACCTGCCCAAGCCGGGCGCGCTCCGCCGCCCCATCTCCTTCGAGGACTCCCCCGACTGGGACGACATCCACCCCGACGACACCATCCACCTCGCCACCGCCGCCTCGGCCTCCATATCCATCGCCAGCAGCGCCTACCCTTCCCCCTCACCCTCCCTTCCTTCGGGGCTCCCCTCCGCCTCTGCTGCATGCCGCGACCGGAAGCTGGCCGGGGCTACCCTCGTCTGGAAGGACCTCACCGTCTCCTCACTCGCCGCAACCACAAACCGCTTCTCCGACCGACTCATCAAGAGCTCCAACGGCTACGCGCTGCCGGCCACGCTCACCGTCATTATGGGCCCCGCGCGCTCCGGCAAATCCACACTGCTCCGTGCAATTGCAGGTTTAGTTTTCTGTTTCTATTTCTCCCATAAATCTATTCTATTCGATTTTATATGAGTTTAGTATCCAAAGAATGATGCTTTCATTTCCATTCATGCTGCTGATTTGGACTgcaattccaaatgacattctttccGGCCACTGACGTTTAACTGTCATATTTGCCTTTCCTCACTCCATCAGGGAGGCTCAGTGCTACCGAGAGGATATACGGCGAAGTCTTTGTCAACGGCGCCAAGTCTCCCTTACCATACGGATCATATGTAAGCACCTTCTTCCTAATTTTGCATCTGAAATGGTACTAGTAGTACTTTCAAAAGCTTTCATCAGTGTCAGTGGGTACATCCACGGTTCCCACTACACTATTCACATCCAGGGAAAACGCAAGTTACAACTTTTCTCAACTTCCAACAACTAGTACACTGATTAGGCTTATATCAAGCAAAGCAAGCACATTTTGCATAGCTCAATCACAATGTTCTTTCATCCATACTAGTACCAGTCATTCTATAAGCTTGTATGCTTACATTTGTTGATGATACAGTAATGGGGGCATTTACCACTGTTCTTGGGGCACTTTCAGGGTTATGTTGACCGAGACGATGTGCTTGTTGAATCCCTCACAGTACGTGAGATGCTATACTTCTCGGCACTCCTGCAGCTTCCTGGTTTCTTATCTTCAAAAAAGTCAATCGTGGAGAATGCTATTGCAGCCATGTCATTAGGTGACCATGCTGACAAACTCATTGGCGGAAACTGTTTTATGAAAAGGCTGCCTACCGGAGAAAGAAGGCGGGTCAGCATCGCGAGAGAGCTTGTGATGAGACCACATGTTTTATTCATTGATGAACCACTCTATAATCTTGACAGGTATCTTTCATTTCCAGTCTGATGCATATTTGCCTTTTTTCTGTCTTGTATTTGAAAAGCAACATACAAATGATATCCCTATCCTATAGGATCCGGACACAAGTCCTGAACAGACACAACTAACACACGATACCCCCACATTTGATGTATCACAAACTCTTTGGCATGCTTACTTGGAAGAGCAGTATTATCGATGCCGTTTCTGTAGCTGCTACCTCTGTACATGGGGGTATGGCTGTACATTAAAGTGCAGATGTGTTTATGTGACTTCTTTTTATTTGTCTTGTTTCAGTGTTTCTGCACTGCTCTTAATGGTAACATTGAAGAAACTCGCAAGCACAGGATGCACCATCATATTCACAATGTATCAGAGCAGCACAGAGGTTTTTGGACTCTTTGATCATATTTGCTTGCTTTCAAATGGGAACACGCTCTTTTTTGGAGAAACATTGGCTTGCCTACAGGTGAATGAGTTGTTTTTACATGGTGTCAATTCCTATCTCTGCTCACGTAATTTTAACTGATTATCAATTTACCTCTTGAATGCAATTATTGCGTCTTAGTGCGCCTAGAATTGCTGAGTTCTGTAGTGTCTAGGACTCTAATGTAGCCGAATCAGACAGCCATGCCAACATACAACCAACACTGCTTGAAACAAATAACCCTGTGTAAAGTAGCAGTTACAGAATAGCTTCCTTAAAAAGTGGCAAACCCATGAGATAGCAGTTTAGTAGTCCTATTGTTGCTCTTCTAGTTCATACTGTAGAGCACTCTGTTTCCGATCAGTACGTGTTCCTCTCATCTTTGCAAATCTTTTTAGTCTGGATTCTCCTTATTTTTCCTATCGTACTGTAGCATTTCTCAAATGCTGGGTTTCCATGTCCAATCATGCAAAGTCCATCGGACCACTTCTTGCGGGCAATCAATACTGACTTCGACAGAATTATAGCCATGTGCAAGAATTTGCAGGTATCTGTTAAAATTCATTTTGAATCCATCTTTTGTATCTTAATTAGTTTCAGTCAATTTGATGGAAGTCTGCCTTGGTCGTAAGAGATAAAAACCTTTTTAGTTATAAGCAGGATGATCAAGGGGATTTTTCGTCAGTGAGCATGGATACAGCAGTGGCAATTCGTACACTGGAAGCAACGTACAAACAATCAGCTGACTCTGTTGCAGTTGAATCAATG harbors:
- the LOC136516465 gene encoding RNA polymerase sigma factor sigF, chloroplastic-like isoform X4 translates to MNSSRSLLSSPLFASSSPNFRSSTSVSSSPSPSRTTVPVIHDNTSRASTTCHYSPSLVAEEQLHGSKDTLTLKGEKALLELLLGMALDQHVEGGKLMPEDTDFESYLKEATSRVLYQPAFTEEDDSTSESSSASIAKPPGSLDLGMLTKQVELPSEESGTSDTQLDVPQPHRVDPNHSYEGLLNNDQVFIRSTRLLERRSKKRNAYRASSNDVPCSGVNPKRKEKSKKFGRVLDPDEPFRLFLRDRETTEFLTAKEEKQMFSQIQNLMKLEEAQRKLQAQCDREPTVAEWAQAVGMSCRELQSCVRTGRRCREKMARSNFRLVIHVARKYEGHGLDIQDLVQDGCCGLMKTFEKFNPSKGCRFPTYAYWWIRQSIKKSIFKNSRLIRLPESVFALLRKVGKARMECIMDGEQPTNENVARRAGITIEKLAKLRAKTRKPRSMQDRVWSDDGVTYQEITEDPNIEAPEVSVDRLMMQQQVRSFLAGMLSPREKEIIEHRFGIHDGQPKTLHVIGDMYGLSKERIRQVQNKALDKLKNSISAQGFHVYFDLLT
- the LOC136516465 gene encoding RNA polymerase sigma factor sigF, chloroplastic-like isoform X1, giving the protein MNSSRSLLSSPLFASSSPNFRSSTSVSSSPSPSRTTAVPVIHDNTSRASTTCHYSPSLVAEEQLHGSKDTLTLKGEKALLELLLGMALDQHVEGGKLMPEDTDFESYLKEATSRVLYQPAFTEEDDSTSESSSASIAKPPGSLDLGMLTKQVELPSEESGTSDTQLDVPQPHRFISFHFQTLLCGQISVEERNNKQSRSFIILTLDHCAATSVDPNHSYEGLLNNDQVFIRSTRLLERRSKKRNAYRASSNDVPCSGVNPKRKEKSKKFGRVLDPDEPFRLFLRDRETTEFLTAKEEKQMFSQIQNLMKLEEAQRKLQAQCDREPTVAEWAQAVGMSCRELQSCVRTGRRCREKMARSNFRLVIHVARKYEGHGLDIQDLVQDGCCGLMKTFEKFNPSKGCRFPTYAYWWIRQSIKKSIFKNSRLIRLPESVFALLRKVGKARMECIMDGEQPTNENVARRAGITIEKLAKLRAKTRKPRSMQDRVWSDDGVTYQEITEDPNIEAPEVSVDRLMMQQQVRSFLAGMLSPREKEIIEHRFGIHDGQPKTLHVIGDMYGLSKERIRQVQNKALDKLKNSISAQGFHVYFDLLT
- the LOC136517013 gene encoding ABC transporter G family member 3-like produces the protein MEVAASSDQYRSSSSSASSPARRYYLPKPGALRRPISFEDSPDWDDIHPDDTIHLATAASASISIASSAYPSPSPSLPSGLPSASAACRDRKLAGATLVWKDLTVSSLAATTNRFSDRLIKSSNGYALPATLTVIMGPARSGKSTLLRAIAGRLSATERIYGEVFVNGAKSPLPYGSYGYVDRDDVLVESLTVREMLYFSALLQLPGFLSSKKSIVENAIAAMSLGDHADKLIGGNCFMKRLPTGERRRVSIARELVMRPHVLFIDEPLYNLDSVSALLLMVTLKKLASTGCTIIFTMYQSSTEVFGLFDHICLLSNGNTLFFGETLACLQHFSNAGFPCPIMQSPSDHFLRAINTDFDRIIAMCKNLQDDQGDFSSVSMDTAVAIRTLEATYKQSADSVAVESMIAKLTEKEGPCLKGKGRASDAARIVVLTWRSLLIMSRDWKYFWIRLALYMLIALSIGTIFTDIGHSLSSVMVRISAIFVFVSFVILLSASGVPAHIDEVKIYSHEEANRHSGTMVFLLGNFLSSIPFLFLVSILSSLVFYFLIGLRNEFSFLMYFVITIFVCLLANEALTMIIAYIWLETYKCTLTLIFLYVIMMLVAGYFRIRENLPYPVWTYPLSFISFHTYAVQGLVENEYVGTSFAVGQIRTIPGVQAVRGSYDISSSGNAKWVNLLVLLLMAIGYRIVLYLLLRLDVRKHARMLGNWRSWWPSVHSATGAK
- the LOC136516465 gene encoding RNA polymerase sigma factor sigF, chloroplastic-like isoform X5, translating into MLTKQVELPSEESGTSDTQLDVPQPHRFISFHFQTLLCGQISVEERNNKQSRSFIILTLDHCAATSVDPNHSYEGLLNNDQVFIRSTRLLERRSKKRNAYRASSNDVPCSGVNPKRKEKSKKFGRVLDPDEPFRLFLRDRETTEFLTAKEEKQMFSQIQNLMKLEEAQRKLQAQCDREPTVAEWAQAVGMSCRELQSCVRTGRRCREKMARSNFRLVIHVARKYEGHGLDIQDLVQDGCCGLMKTFEKFNPSKGCRFPTYAYWWIRQSIKKSIFKNSRLIRLPESVFALLRKVGKARMECIMDGEQPTNENVARRAGITIEKLAKLRAKTRKPRSMQDRVWSDDGVTYQEITEDPNIEAPEVSVDRLMMQQQVRSFLAGMLSPREKEIIEHRFGIHDGQPKTLHVIGDMYGLSKERIRQVQNKALDKLKNSISAQGFHVYFDLLT
- the LOC136516465 gene encoding RNA polymerase sigma factor sigF, chloroplastic-like isoform X3; the encoded protein is MNSSRSLLSSPLFASSSPNFRSSTSVSSSPSPSRTTAVPVIHDNTSRASTTCHYSPSLVAEEQLHGSKDTLTLKGEKALLELLLGMALDQHVEGGKLMPEDTDFESYLKEATSRVLYQPAFTEEDDSTSESSSASIAKPPGSLDLGMLTKQVELPSEESGTSDTQLDVPQPHRVDPNHSYEGLLNNDQVFIRSTRLLERRSKKRNAYRASSNDVPCSGVNPKRKEKSKKFGRVLDPDEPFRLFLRDRETTEFLTAKEEKQMFSQIQNLMKLEEAQRKLQAQCDREPTVAEWAQAVGMSCRELQSCVRTGRRCREKMARSNFRLVIHVARKYEGHGLDIQDLVQDGCCGLMKTFEKFNPSKGCRFPTYAYWWIRQSIKKSIFKNSRLIRLPESVFALLRKVGKARMECIMDGEQPTNENVARRAGITIEKLAKLRAKTRKPRSMQDRVWSDDGVTYQEITEDPNIEAPEVSVDRLMMQQQVRSFLAGMLSPREKEIIEHRFGIHDGQPKTLHVIGDMYGLSKERIRQVQNKALDKLKNSISAQGFHVYFDLLT
- the LOC136516465 gene encoding RNA polymerase sigma factor sigF, chloroplastic-like isoform X2, with product MNSSRSLLSSPLFASSSPNFRSSTSVSSSPSPSRTTVPVIHDNTSRASTTCHYSPSLVAEEQLHGSKDTLTLKGEKALLELLLGMALDQHVEGGKLMPEDTDFESYLKEATSRVLYQPAFTEEDDSTSESSSASIAKPPGSLDLGMLTKQVELPSEESGTSDTQLDVPQPHRFISFHFQTLLCGQISVEERNNKQSRSFIILTLDHCAATSVDPNHSYEGLLNNDQVFIRSTRLLERRSKKRNAYRASSNDVPCSGVNPKRKEKSKKFGRVLDPDEPFRLFLRDRETTEFLTAKEEKQMFSQIQNLMKLEEAQRKLQAQCDREPTVAEWAQAVGMSCRELQSCVRTGRRCREKMARSNFRLVIHVARKYEGHGLDIQDLVQDGCCGLMKTFEKFNPSKGCRFPTYAYWWIRQSIKKSIFKNSRLIRLPESVFALLRKVGKARMECIMDGEQPTNENVARRAGITIEKLAKLRAKTRKPRSMQDRVWSDDGVTYQEITEDPNIEAPEVSVDRLMMQQQVRSFLAGMLSPREKEIIEHRFGIHDGQPKTLHVIGDMYGLSKERIRQVQNKALDKLKNSISAQGFHVYFDLLT